The Armatimonadota bacterium genome window below encodes:
- the acpP gene encoding acyl carrier protein translates to MTTSTFERVKAIIVEQLGVNGEEVTEEASFVEDLGADSLDVVELVMALEEEFGIEIPDEEAEKIRTVGQAVQYIEQRLAAKERA, encoded by the coding sequence ATGACCACATCGACCTTTGAGCGGGTGAAGGCCATCATCGTGGAGCAGCTGGGAGTCAACGGGGAGGAGGTGACGGAGGAGGCCTCCTTTGTGGAGGACCTGGGCGCGGACTCCCTGGACGTGGTGGAGCTGGTGATGGCCCTGGAGGAGGAGTTCGGGATCGAGATCCCGGATGAGGAGGCGGAGAAAATCCGGACCGTGGGGCAGGCAGTGCAGTACATCGAGCAGCGCCTGGCCGCCAAGGAACGTGCATGA
- the fabG gene encoding 3-oxoacyl-[acyl-carrier-protein] reductase, with amino-acid sequence MNWFRLDGKVALVTGGSGAIGGAVCRALAEVGCRVVVHYGTRQEAAEAVVREIRQMGGEAVALPADVRREEEVARLFAQAREVFGRVDVLVNNAGTLRDVLLVRMRLEEWQRVVETNLTGTFLCTREALRDMLRARWGRVINITSVVGEVGNVGQANYVAAKAGIIGFTRAVAREVASRNITVNAVAPGYVEAGLAEALTEQQRAALLANIPMGRTARPEEVAAAVVFLASEAAGYITGQVLNVDGGMVMK; translated from the coding sequence ATGAACTGGTTTCGCCTGGACGGGAAAGTGGCCCTGGTGACGGGCGGGAGCGGGGCCATCGGCGGAGCCGTGTGTCGGGCCCTGGCGGAGGTGGGGTGCCGGGTGGTGGTGCACTACGGAACCCGACAGGAGGCCGCGGAGGCAGTGGTACGGGAGATCCGGCAGATGGGAGGGGAAGCCGTCGCCCTTCCTGCGGACGTGCGGCGGGAGGAGGAGGTGGCACGGCTGTTTGCCCAGGCCCGGGAGGTCTTCGGCCGGGTGGACGTCCTCGTGAACAACGCGGGGACCCTGCGGGATGTGTTGCTGGTACGGATGCGGCTGGAGGAATGGCAGCGGGTTGTGGAGACCAACCTCACGGGGACGTTCCTCTGTACCCGGGAGGCGCTCCGGGATATGCTACGGGCCCGGTGGGGGCGCGTGATCAACATCACCTCCGTGGTGGGGGAGGTGGGGAATGTGGGGCAGGCGAACTACGTAGCCGCGAAGGCGGGGATCATCGGGTTCACCCGGGCGGTGGCGCGAGAGGTGGCAAGCCGCAACATCACGGTGAATGCCGTGGCCCCGGGATATGTGGAGGCCGGGCTCGCGGAGGCGCTCACGGAGCAACAGCGGGCGGCGCTGCTGGCCAACATCCCCATGGGGAGGACCGCCCGGCCGGAGGAGGTCGCGGCCGCGGTCGTGTTCCTGGCCAGTGAGGCGGCCGGGTACATCACGGGGCAGGTCTTGAACGTGGATGGAGGTATGGTTATGAAATAG